In Rhizobium lusitanum, a genomic segment contains:
- a CDS encoding helix-turn-helix domain-containing protein — translation MTITCRLISETVAKSYGVTVRDLNSRRKGDGVVLPRHMSWTLARRLTERSFPEIGRFMGGRDHTTIIHGVRRIEEALGSDPQIAANYMQLVEVITVLGEASDKADRTAVRFHDIDPLETAEAFLEAKFRDFMPSLEAIRALCMGVLHYVTELDHANAMLAQAETELERHQDILNTQTDLWHRERSTLEDRLANLALGTVRTDAALAAAATVVTKLKALNSAQMTINERPARKALEASLKTLQTTFERI, via the coding sequence ATGACGATCACCTGCAGGCTCATCAGCGAGACCGTGGCCAAGTCCTATGGTGTCACGGTGCGCGATCTGAATTCCCGTCGCAAGGGAGATGGCGTCGTTCTGCCGCGCCATATGTCCTGGACCCTGGCGAGAAGGCTCACTGAGCGTTCGTTTCCGGAGATCGGGCGCTTCATGGGCGGGCGTGATCACACCACGATAATTCATGGTGTGCGCAGGATCGAGGAGGCCCTCGGCAGCGATCCGCAGATAGCTGCGAACTATATGCAGCTCGTCGAGGTCATCACCGTCCTGGGCGAGGCGTCGGACAAAGCCGACCGCACTGCCGTTCGCTTCCACGACATCGATCCGCTCGAAACCGCCGAAGCCTTCCTGGAAGCGAAGTTCCGGGACTTTATGCCATCGCTGGAGGCCATCCGAGCATTGTGTATGGGCGTCCTGCATTACGTGACCGAACTGGATCACGCCAACGCGATGCTTGCCCAGGCAGAGACCGAACTGGAGCGCCACCAGGATATCCTGAATACCCAAACGGATCTTTGGCATCGGGAGCGCTCGACGCTTGAGGACCGGCTGGCGAATCTCGCCCTCGGCACCGTGAGAACTGACGCAGCACTTGCTGCCGCAGCCACCGTGGTCACCAAGCTCAAGGCGTTGAACTCAGCCCAAATGACCATCAACGAGCGCCCGGCCCGCAAGGCGCTCGAAGCCTCCCTGAAAACTCTTCAAACCACCTTTGAAAGGATCTGA
- a CDS encoding host-nuclease inhibitor Gam family protein, with product MAAKAKTKSKAISRVPQSREDAVWSVGRIGTLRRMIAQNQATAEEAVRVAGEKLERDTADLATELAEHERGVQTWCEANRNSLTNDGKVKFHDFGTGQIKWRSRPASVTVRGMETIIEAFKKLGFKDFVRTKEELNKEAMLADPDKARLAAGVTIKSAGEDFEIAPTEMTPPSVTA from the coding sequence ATGGCCGCTAAGGCAAAGACGAAATCGAAAGCCATCTCCCGCGTGCCGCAGTCTCGCGAAGACGCCGTGTGGTCAGTCGGCCGCATTGGTACGCTGCGCCGGATGATCGCGCAGAATCAGGCGACGGCGGAAGAAGCCGTTCGGGTTGCTGGAGAGAAGCTTGAGCGTGACACCGCCGATTTAGCAACAGAGTTGGCAGAGCATGAGCGCGGCGTTCAGACGTGGTGCGAGGCGAACCGGAATTCGCTTACCAATGACGGCAAGGTCAAGTTCCATGACTTCGGTACCGGTCAGATCAAATGGCGGTCGCGGCCTGCCAGCGTCACTGTGCGCGGCATGGAGACCATTATCGAGGCGTTCAAAAAGCTTGGTTTCAAAGACTTCGTCCGCACCAAGGAAGAGCTGAACAAGGAGGCCATGCTCGCGGACCCTGACAAGGCCCGCTTGGCGGCGGGCGTCACCATCAAATCGGCCGGCGAAGATTTCGAGATTGCGCCGACGGAAATGACCCCTCCAAGCGTAACGGCGTGA